In Pseudomonas sp. MYb327, one DNA window encodes the following:
- a CDS encoding GntR family transcriptional regulator yields the protein MSKPGQMVLVALRKMIASGELAAGERLMEIPTAERFGVSRMPVRMAFLTLEQEGLLVRHGGRGYQVRSVSADDIAGAVEVRGVLEGLAARQSAERGLSEQAQVALRECLVQGDALFDKGYVTEEDLEAFHDLNMRFHQVIVDSSANPAIAEALARNDHRPFASVSALAIDRQDMAREYRRFNFAHMQHHSVFDALVSRQGARAEAIMREHANATLRYAEVFGAIGNGDRMKVIARGE from the coding sequence ATGAGCAAACCGGGTCAAATGGTGCTGGTCGCACTGCGCAAAATGATTGCCTCGGGCGAACTGGCGGCCGGTGAGCGGCTGATGGAGATCCCGACGGCGGAACGCTTCGGCGTCTCGCGCATGCCGGTGCGCATGGCCTTCCTCACCCTGGAACAAGAAGGTTTGCTGGTACGCCATGGTGGCCGGGGCTATCAAGTGCGCTCGGTGAGTGCCGACGATATCGCTGGCGCCGTGGAGGTGCGTGGTGTGCTGGAGGGTCTCGCTGCGCGGCAGAGCGCCGAACGCGGCTTGAGTGAGCAAGCACAGGTGGCGCTGCGCGAATGCTTGGTGCAAGGCGATGCACTGTTCGACAAAGGTTACGTGACGGAAGAAGACCTCGAGGCGTTCCATGACCTCAACATGCGTTTTCACCAGGTGATCGTCGACAGCAGCGCCAACCCGGCGATTGCCGAAGCCCTGGCGCGCAACGATCATCGCCCCTTCGCTTCAGTGTCGGCGCTGGCGATCGATCGCCAGGACATGGCGCGCGAATACCGGCGCTTCAACTTCGCTCACATGCAACACCACTCGGTCTTCGACGCGCTGGTCAGCCGCCAGGGCGCACGCGCTGAGGCCATCATGCGCGAACACGCCAATGCGACACTGCGCTACGCCGAGGTATTCGGTGCGATCGGCAACGGCGACCGGATGAAAGTGATCGCCCGCGGCGAGTGA
- a CDS encoding NmrA family NAD(P)-binding protein has translation MAKILVTGATGRLGNAVLRSLVQKIPASDVVAMARDIEKAGPLAALGLEVRQGDYTDYDSLVAAFEGVEKVYLVSAVAFSDRLAQHKNVIIAAGRAGVRHVVYTSIQRINDELAPIEGVTESDIATERLLEKSGLTYTIVQHPLYANDLPFLIGANAANEGFSSPTGQGRASFATFAELAEAGAALLTQTGYENRTCLLNAGQTWSFHEIADGLARLTGKPVDYQPISVQAFIAAREAQGWPTSVAKFLSGWGNAIDKGAFDQSSSTLEKLLGRKPKDLEGILRAAFSL, from the coding sequence ATGGCGAAAATTCTCGTTACTGGCGCGACAGGCAGATTGGGCAATGCTGTCTTGCGTTCACTGGTTCAAAAAATCCCAGCATCAGACGTTGTGGCGATGGCACGTGATATTGAAAAGGCGGGGCCTCTGGCTGCATTAGGTTTAGAAGTGCGCCAAGGGGACTACACCGATTACGATTCGCTGGTGGCGGCGTTCGAAGGCGTAGAAAAGGTCTACTTGGTGTCAGCCGTAGCGTTCAGTGATCGTCTTGCCCAACATAAAAACGTGATCATTGCTGCAGGCCGCGCGGGTGTTCGACATGTGGTTTACACCAGTATTCAACGGATCAACGATGAGCTGGCACCTATTGAAGGAGTGACGGAAAGTGATATAGCTACCGAGCGATTGCTTGAGAAGTCGGGCCTCACGTACACGATTGTTCAACATCCGCTATACGCCAACGATTTGCCCTTCCTCATCGGTGCCAATGCGGCAAATGAAGGCTTCAGCTCCCCAACTGGTCAAGGTCGAGCCAGCTTCGCCACTTTTGCCGAACTGGCAGAAGCCGGTGCCGCGCTGTTAACTCAAACAGGATATGAAAATCGCACTTGCTTGCTGAATGCGGGACAGACGTGGTCTTTCCACGAGATCGCTGACGGATTGGCGAGACTGACGGGCAAGCCGGTGGATTACCAACCCATTTCCGTTCAAGCATTCATCGCCGCTCGAGAGGCTCAAGGCTGGCCAACCTCGGTCGCAAAATTCCTCAGCGGCTGGGGTAATGCCATCGATAAAGGCGCTTTCGACCAGAGCAGTTCTACGCTTGAAAAACTGTTGGGACGCAAGCCGAAAGATCTTGAGGGCATTCTCAGGGCGGCTTTCTCTCTGTAA
- a CDS encoding PDR/VanB family oxidoreductase has translation MIEVVVTSRNNEALDICSYELACAQGGELPGFSAGAHIDVHLPGGLIRQYSLCNHPQERHRYLIGVLKDVASRGGSQSLHEQINSGDRLFISEPRNLFPLVAEGRRSLLFAGGIGITPILCMAEHLAHNGADFELHYCARSSERAAFVERLKGASFADHVHLHFDEEADSRLDAAKVLAHPQPDVHLYVCGPSGFMQHVLDSAKAQGWSDEQLHREYFAAAPVDTSADGSFQVKLGSSGQVFDIPADKTVVQVLESHGVEIALSCEQGICGTCLTRVLEGVPEHRDLFLTEEEQAANDQFTPCCSRAKSKLLVLDL, from the coding sequence ATGATTGAAGTCGTCGTGACATCCCGCAACAACGAAGCGTTGGATATTTGCAGCTACGAGCTGGCTTGTGCACAAGGAGGGGAGTTGCCCGGCTTCAGTGCCGGCGCCCATATCGACGTGCACTTGCCCGGCGGGCTGATCCGCCAGTACTCGCTGTGCAATCACCCGCAAGAGCGCCATCGCTACCTGATCGGCGTACTCAAGGATGTCGCCTCGCGCGGTGGTTCCCAAAGCCTGCATGAGCAGATCAACAGCGGCGATCGACTGTTCATCAGTGAGCCGCGCAACCTGTTCCCGCTGGTGGCCGAGGGTCGGCGCAGCCTGTTGTTCGCCGGTGGCATCGGCATCACCCCGATCCTGTGCATGGCCGAGCACCTGGCCCACAATGGTGCCGATTTCGAGCTGCACTACTGCGCTCGTTCCAGTGAGCGCGCAGCGTTTGTCGAGCGACTCAAAGGGGCATCCTTTGCCGATCACGTGCACCTGCATTTCGATGAAGAGGCCGATTCACGCCTGGATGCCGCCAAGGTCCTGGCCCATCCGCAACCTGACGTGCACCTGTACGTCTGCGGTCCTTCAGGTTTCATGCAGCATGTGCTCGACAGCGCCAAGGCCCAGGGCTGGAGCGACGAGCAATTGCACCGTGAATACTTCGCCGCGGCGCCGGTGGATACCAGTGCCGACGGGTCGTTCCAGGTCAAGCTGGGCAGCAGCGGGCAGGTGTTCGACATTCCGGCCGACAAGACGGTGGTCCAGGTGCTGGAAAGCCACGGCGTCGAGATTGCGCTTTCCTGTGAGCAGGGCATCTGCGGGACCTGCCTGACCCGTGTGCTGGAAGGGGTGCCGGAGCACCGTGACCTGTTCCTCACCGAAGAAGAGCAAGCGGCCAACGATCAGTTCACGCCCTGCTGCTCACGGGCCAAGTCCAAGCTGTTGGTGCTGGATCTCTGA
- a CDS encoding AraC family transcriptional regulator — protein sequence MNSIDKLISLANVRGSLDLRCQFEGEWAREHEQEALGKAPYHIVLAGECRVDFPDGQRVPMKAGDILLLPRGAPHVMHSPGKTVAPTVPTVTGGGVVPMHRIGGASRDFDMLCGGFHFNRTSLLFSALPEFVVIPPTANGQLPALVDMLRGEADGDQVCSRFMLDALSQALFTLILRAHLASDGQTTGSLALLSDKRLGRAWQAMLADPAFEWTVEGLAEMASMSRATFLRAFARVAGASPWVLLTQIRMELAFNLLSRSHLGLSDIAVQVGYQSQSAFSKKFKEFYGEAPGKLRREI from the coding sequence ATGAACTCAATCGATAAACTCATCAGCTTGGCCAATGTTCGCGGTAGCCTGGATTTGCGCTGCCAATTCGAGGGGGAATGGGCGCGCGAGCATGAGCAAGAGGCCCTGGGCAAGGCGCCCTATCACATCGTGCTGGCGGGAGAGTGCCGGGTAGATTTTCCTGATGGCCAGCGCGTTCCCATGAAGGCCGGGGACATTTTGCTGCTGCCACGAGGCGCGCCGCATGTGATGCACAGTCCCGGTAAAACGGTAGCGCCGACCGTGCCGACAGTCACCGGAGGTGGTGTTGTGCCGATGCATCGTATCGGCGGGGCAAGTCGCGATTTCGATATGCTTTGTGGCGGGTTTCACTTCAATCGCACTTCACTACTGTTTTCAGCGCTGCCTGAGTTTGTGGTCATCCCGCCCACCGCCAACGGGCAATTGCCTGCGCTGGTGGACATGCTGCGCGGTGAAGCGGACGGCGACCAGGTCTGCTCCAGATTCATGCTCGACGCACTATCTCAGGCGTTGTTCACCTTGATCCTGCGAGCACACCTGGCAAGCGATGGCCAGACCACCGGCTCCTTGGCCCTGCTCAGCGATAAACGCCTCGGACGCGCCTGGCAAGCCATGCTGGCCGACCCTGCATTCGAGTGGACCGTTGAAGGTCTGGCAGAAATGGCGAGCATGTCTCGCGCAACTTTTCTGCGTGCCTTTGCACGTGTGGCTGGCGCATCGCCCTGGGTGCTGCTGACTCAGATCCGCATGGAATTGGCGTTCAACCTGCTGAGCCGCTCCCATCTAGGGTTGAGCGATATTGCCGTGCAGGTTGGGTACCAGTCGCAATCGGCCTTCAGCAAAAAATTCAAGGAGTTTTACGGGGAGGCGCCGGGGAAGCTGCGTCGCGAAATTTAG
- a CDS encoding LysR family transcriptional regulator, with protein sequence METLGNLESFVRAAEASSFSEAARRMGVSSAAVSKNVARLEANLGARLFHRSTRSLTLTEAGEMFYQQVAEGLETIQGAINQIGEAREVPAGRLRVNLSPSLAYDYVLPLLKTFKQRYPAVVPDWHLEIRRVDLIGEGFDVAIGGGMELSPGVVARELAKLHLVAVAAPSWLDGKPLPTTPSDLQGVDGIVMRSTNSGRLLNWTLRDSGEGRYDINLKPAAIMNDPEALCSCAVMGLGVALLPLDRAWPRLQRGELVRLLPDWYVDLGVVSVYYSSKKSLPVKTRVFVDFLLEHFQESLCQHFRAD encoded by the coding sequence ATGGAAACCTTGGGTAATCTTGAATCCTTCGTCCGGGCCGCGGAAGCCAGCAGTTTTTCCGAAGCCGCACGGCGGATGGGGGTTTCCTCCGCTGCCGTGAGCAAGAACGTTGCGCGGCTTGAAGCCAATCTGGGGGCGCGGTTGTTTCACCGCAGCACCCGTAGTCTCACTCTCACCGAGGCGGGTGAGATGTTCTACCAACAGGTTGCAGAAGGTCTGGAAACCATTCAGGGGGCCATCAACCAAATAGGCGAAGCCCGAGAAGTCCCCGCCGGGCGATTGCGGGTAAATTTGTCACCGTCTTTGGCTTACGATTATGTATTGCCATTGCTCAAGACCTTCAAGCAGCGTTACCCCGCAGTGGTGCCGGATTGGCATTTAGAAATCCGCCGTGTGGATTTGATCGGTGAAGGTTTTGACGTCGCTATCGGTGGTGGCATGGAATTATCGCCTGGCGTTGTGGCACGAGAACTGGCCAAACTTCATCTCGTGGCTGTCGCGGCTCCGTCATGGCTGGATGGCAAGCCGTTACCCACTACACCCAGCGATTTGCAGGGAGTTGATGGCATCGTAATGCGTTCGACCAACTCAGGGCGTTTGCTGAACTGGACGCTTCGTGATTCTGGGGAAGGGCGGTACGACATCAATTTAAAACCAGCGGCCATCATGAACGACCCAGAAGCGCTGTGTAGCTGTGCTGTGATGGGGCTAGGCGTCGCGCTGCTACCTTTGGATCGCGCTTGGCCTCGCTTGCAACGTGGTGAGCTGGTTCGATTGTTACCCGACTGGTATGTGGATCTAGGCGTGGTTTCGGTTTACTACTCTTCCAAAAAATCTTTGCCGGTCAAAACACGGGTGTTCGTCGATTTTCTGTTGGAGCATTTTCAAGAATCACTCTGCCAACACTTCCGTGCCGATTGA
- a CDS encoding OprD family outer membrane porin, with the protein MNRKTLPAAIMLASVPFGANAADTKAHGFFEDSQATISSRSMYYANDNHEGGADQREAATALKFGFVSGFTEGTVGFGLDVSSLVAIHLDGGKGHHPDANTFFPSDTDGSASHSWSRAGANVKARLSKTEVAVGNVLTPSLPILVATDSRLVIQNFGGGIITSKEIDDLTLTAGKIDQSSGRATSNSTGLAVAGGTKDSNDFRFAGGDWKVTKDLMLQYYFARLENYYKQDFLGLVHVLPLGNEQSFKTDLRYFDSSSDGKNGEVGYRFNNNGGYAKTPGEVDNKTWSAMFTYSLGGHAFMLGHESVSDDGGFVWLNQGNVVDGRNRPEGNGGTAFYLFTDAIVGNFSRAGEQTNFGQYSYDFSKLNLPGLKASVAYLKGDNIKDVNGGGDLSEWERDMRVDYVIQDGLLRGFGTTLRHGTYRSDNAAVANQDQTRLIFNYSHSL; encoded by the coding sequence ATGAACAGAAAAACTTTGCCCGCCGCGATCATGCTCGCGAGCGTGCCGTTCGGGGCCAATGCCGCAGACACCAAAGCGCATGGGTTCTTCGAGGACAGTCAGGCAACCATCAGTTCACGCTCCATGTACTACGCCAATGACAACCACGAAGGCGGAGCCGACCAGCGCGAAGCGGCAACTGCGCTCAAGTTCGGGTTTGTCTCGGGTTTTACTGAAGGCACAGTCGGCTTTGGCCTCGACGTGTCATCGCTGGTCGCCATTCATTTGGATGGTGGTAAAGGCCATCATCCTGACGCCAACACATTCTTCCCCAGCGATACAGACGGCTCCGCCTCCCATTCCTGGAGCAGAGCGGGTGCCAATGTTAAAGCACGCTTATCAAAAACCGAGGTTGCCGTCGGTAATGTATTAACGCCCAGCCTGCCGATACTCGTTGCCACGGATTCGCGATTGGTTATTCAAAACTTCGGCGGCGGCATCATCACGTCCAAGGAAATCGACGACCTTACGCTCACCGCGGGTAAAATTGATCAGTCCTCCGGTAGAGCTACAAGCAACTCTACCGGGCTGGCAGTTGCAGGCGGCACGAAGGATTCAAACGACTTTCGCTTCGCAGGCGGTGACTGGAAAGTAACCAAGGATCTGATGCTTCAGTACTACTTCGCCAGACTTGAGAACTATTACAAGCAGGACTTCCTTGGTCTGGTCCACGTACTTCCGTTAGGCAATGAACAGTCATTCAAGACCGATCTGCGCTACTTCGACAGTAGCTCGGACGGAAAAAATGGCGAGGTTGGATATCGTTTTAATAACAACGGAGGTTATGCCAAAACACCTGGAGAAGTGGATAACAAGACCTGGAGTGCCATGTTCACCTACAGTCTTGGAGGTCATGCGTTCATGCTGGGCCACGAAAGTGTCAGCGACGACGGAGGTTTTGTATGGCTCAACCAGGGCAACGTGGTGGACGGACGGAATCGACCGGAGGGCAACGGCGGTACGGCGTTCTATCTGTTTACCGATGCCATTGTCGGCAACTTTTCCCGGGCCGGTGAGCAAACCAATTTTGGTCAGTACTCCTATGACTTCTCAAAACTGAATTTGCCTGGGCTGAAAGCGTCGGTCGCCTATCTCAAAGGCGACAACATCAAAGATGTAAACGGTGGAGGCGATCTTTCGGAATGGGAGCGTGACATGAGGGTGGATTACGTCATCCAGGATGGGCTGTTGAGAGGCTTTGGGACAACCTTGCGTCATGGCACCTATCGCAGTGACAACGCTGCGGTTGCAAATCAGGATCAGACCCGCCTGATTTTCAACTACAGCCACTCCTTGTAG
- a CDS encoding OprD family porin encodes MTYFPLPPRALLGGAIAFALMPSAYAESNGFFEDSKTSLTLRNYYFNRDFNDPGASKSKIEEWAQGAILKFSSGYTPGVVGFGLDGIAMLGVKLDSGPQRSGSELLPVHDDGRSADDYGRAGLAAKMRISATELMLGELMPDIPLLRYDDGRLLPQTFQGAMLVSRELPGLSLQGGQYTSVSLRNSSDMQDLSAWAAPTVMSDGFNYAGAEYRFNEQQTLIGAWHSQLEDIYQQSYLNLLHKQKLGDWNLGANLGYFIDKDDGSALIGHVQSHTAYGLFSANLGGHTLYLGLQKVSGDTGWMSVYGSSGRTLGNDMFNGNFSNADERSWQARYDYNFVAVGIPGLLLMTRYGHGDNATTKAGSNGKEWERDTEVSYTLQSGPLKNLSVRVNNATNRRSFNSDFDQTRVIVSYPLSL; translated from the coding sequence ATGACTTACTTTCCTCTCCCTCCCCGGGCTCTGCTCGGCGGTGCAATAGCGTTTGCCCTGATGCCTTCGGCGTACGCTGAAAGCAACGGTTTTTTCGAAGATTCCAAGACCAGCCTGACCCTGCGGAACTACTATTTCAATCGTGACTTCAACGATCCCGGCGCCAGCAAGAGCAAGATAGAAGAATGGGCTCAGGGCGCGATTCTCAAGTTCAGCTCCGGTTATACCCCAGGCGTTGTCGGCTTTGGCCTTGACGGTATCGCGATGCTGGGCGTCAAGCTCGACAGCGGCCCGCAACGCAGCGGTTCGGAGCTGCTGCCGGTGCACGACGATGGTCGCTCCGCCGACGACTACGGACGCGCGGGGCTGGCGGCAAAAATGCGTATTTCCGCCACCGAGCTGATGCTCGGCGAGCTCATGCCGGATATTCCGCTGCTGCGCTACGACGACGGTCGCCTGCTGCCACAGACCTTCCAGGGCGCCATGCTGGTGTCCCGAGAGCTTCCCGGCCTGAGCCTTCAGGGCGGTCAATACACCTCGGTGAGTCTGCGCAATTCCTCGGACATGCAAGACCTCTCGGCCTGGGCTGCGCCCACCGTCATGTCGGACGGTTTCAACTATGCGGGCGCCGAATACCGCTTCAACGAGCAACAGACCCTGATCGGCGCCTGGCACTCGCAGCTCGAAGACATCTATCAGCAAAGCTACCTGAACCTTCTACACAAACAGAAGCTCGGTGACTGGAACCTGGGCGCGAACCTGGGTTATTTCATCGACAAGGATGATGGCAGCGCCCTGATCGGCCATGTGCAAAGCCATACCGCCTACGGACTGTTCTCTGCCAACCTGGGTGGCCATACCCTGTACCTGGGGCTGCAAAAGGTCAGCGGCGATACTGGCTGGATGTCGGTGTATGGCAGCAGTGGGCGGACCCTGGGCAACGACATGTTCAACGGCAACTTCAGTAACGCCGACGAGCGCTCCTGGCAGGCGCGTTATGACTACAACTTCGTCGCCGTCGGCATTCCCGGTCTGCTGCTGATGACCCGCTATGGTCACGGCGACAACGCCACCACCAAGGCCGGCAGCAATGGCAAGGAATGGGAACGTGACACCGAAGTCAGCTACACCCTGCAAAGCGGCCCACTGAAAAACCTCAGCGTGCGGGTCAACAACGCCACCAACCGTCGCAGCTTCAACAGCGACTTCGATCAGACCCGGGTGATCGTCAGCTACCCCCTGTCACTCTAG
- a CDS encoding MFS transporter, which yields MSVDLKSVVDERSMARFQWLAVGICIVLNMIDGFDVLVMAFTAASVSAEWGLNGAQIGLLLSAGLFGMAAGSLFIAPWADRYGRRPLILFCLLLSGAGMLLSALSQTPLQLALLRGFTGLGIGGILASSNVIASEYANKRWRGLAVSLQSTGYALGATLGGLLSVWLLTHFGWRSVFLFGGAVTLAVIPLVLLYLPESLDFLIARRPANALARINRLAARLGQPALRELPVATSAPTSGRGRLAQLLSPDSRRTTLLIWLLFFLVMFGFYFVMSWTPKLLVSAGLSAQQGISGGVLLSVGGIFGAALIGGLASRWRLPRVLSLFMLITAGLLVLFVGSASSVSMALGLGLLIGLFANGCVAGLYALSPIVYDASVRTTGVGWGIGIGRIGAILSPTVAGLLLDSGWQPLHLYGVFAVVFVIAAAVLLQLRPKAQTQPGAEPIQA from the coding sequence ATGAGTGTCGATCTGAAGAGCGTGGTAGATGAGCGTTCCATGGCGCGCTTCCAATGGCTGGCCGTGGGTATCTGTATTGTCCTGAACATGATCGATGGGTTCGACGTGCTGGTGATGGCCTTCACGGCCGCCTCGGTGTCTGCCGAATGGGGCTTGAACGGCGCGCAGATCGGGTTGCTGTTGAGTGCCGGATTGTTCGGCATGGCGGCAGGCTCTTTGTTCATTGCGCCGTGGGCGGATCGTTATGGACGTCGGCCATTGATCCTGTTTTGCCTGCTGCTCTCGGGGGCCGGCATGCTGTTGTCGGCCCTGAGCCAGACGCCACTGCAACTGGCGCTGCTGCGTGGCTTCACCGGCCTGGGGATCGGCGGAATCCTGGCCAGCAGCAACGTGATTGCCAGTGAATATGCCAACAAGCGCTGGCGCGGGCTGGCGGTGAGCCTGCAGTCCACCGGTTATGCCTTGGGTGCGACCCTGGGCGGGCTATTGTCGGTGTGGCTGCTGACGCACTTTGGCTGGCGTTCGGTGTTCCTCTTCGGTGGCGCCGTGACCCTGGCGGTGATCCCTCTGGTGCTGCTGTACCTACCTGAATCGCTGGACTTCCTGATCGCCCGTCGCCCCGCAAATGCCTTGGCACGCATCAATCGCCTGGCCGCCCGCCTCGGCCAGCCGGCACTGCGTGAACTGCCCGTCGCCACATCAGCGCCAACTTCAGGCCGTGGCCGCCTGGCACAGTTGCTCTCGCCGGATTCGCGGCGCACCACCCTGCTGATCTGGCTGCTGTTCTTCCTGGTGATGTTCGGCTTCTACTTCGTGATGAGCTGGACGCCGAAGCTGCTGGTCTCGGCCGGGCTATCGGCACAGCAAGGCATCAGCGGCGGCGTGCTGCTGAGCGTAGGCGGCATCTTCGGCGCCGCGCTGATTGGCGGCCTGGCCTCGCGCTGGCGGCTGCCCCGGGTGCTGTCGCTGTTCATGCTCATTACCGCGGGCTTGCTGGTGCTGTTCGTCGGCTCCGCTTCATCAGTATCCATGGCACTCGGCCTGGGCCTGTTGATCGGCCTGTTCGCCAACGGTTGCGTGGCTGGTTTGTACGCGCTGTCGCCGATTGTCTACGACGCTTCTGTGCGTACCACGGGGGTTGGTTGGGGCATCGGTATCGGGCGCATCGGCGCGATCCTGTCGCCTACGGTTGCCGGTCTATTGCTCGACAGCGGTTGGCAGCCATTGCACCTGTATGGGGTGTTTGCCGTGGTCTTCGTGATTGCCGCCGCCGTGTTGCTGCAACTGCGGCCCAAGGCCCAGACACAACCAGGTGCCGAGCCTATCCAGGCCTGA
- the cynS gene encoding cyanase, producing the protein MKQSHINNEVSIALTTEILQAKASRNLSWQDLADGTGLGLAYVTAALLGQQPLPTDAARIIGDKLGLNSESVALLQIIPLRGSLSGIPSDPTIYRFYEMIQIYGTTLKALVHEQFGDGIISAINFKLNMQKVADPEGGHRAVITLDGKFLPLRPF; encoded by the coding sequence ATGAAACAGTCCCACATAAATAACGAAGTGAGCATTGCATTGACGACCGAAATCCTGCAGGCCAAAGCCAGCAGAAATCTGTCATGGCAGGACCTTGCGGACGGTACAGGGTTGGGCCTGGCATACGTGACCGCCGCCCTCCTCGGTCAACAACCTTTACCAACTGACGCAGCCAGGATTATCGGCGACAAACTGGGTCTGAACTCCGAGAGCGTGGCTTTGCTGCAAATCATTCCACTGCGCGGAAGTTTGTCAGGTATCCCAAGTGATCCGACCATCTACCGTTTCTACGAGATGATCCAGATCTACGGAACCACGCTCAAAGCTCTGGTTCACGAGCAGTTCGGCGACGGCATTATTAGCGCAATAAACTTCAAACTGAACATGCAGAAAGTTGCAGACCCGGAGGGTGGCCACCGTGCGGTGATTACGCTCGACGGCAAGTTCCTGCCGCTGCGTCCTTTCTGA
- a CDS encoding response regulator transcription factor, with protein sequence MSQDSLSDSPLDNGPIVFVVDDDESVRIALSSLFRSMDVRVETFASATEFIRRPDPQAPCCLVLDVRLQGSSGLDFQRELREAANKLPIIFISGHGDIAMSVKAMKAGALDFLVKPFRDQDLLDAVSAALRTDEKRRELAKGDAGLHACYQSLTAREREVMAYAVKGLMNKQIASEISISEVTVKIHRGNAMKKMQAKTFADLVRMAESLGIGGKH encoded by the coding sequence GTGAGTCAAGATTCTCTCTCAGATTCGCCTCTTGATAATGGGCCAATCGTCTTTGTCGTTGATGATGACGAGTCCGTGCGCATCGCATTAAGCAGTCTTTTCCGTTCGATGGATGTACGGGTGGAGACGTTCGCCTCCGCGACCGAATTCATTCGGCGCCCCGACCCACAAGCCCCGTGCTGCCTGGTTCTGGATGTCCGCCTGCAAGGTTCCAGTGGCCTGGACTTCCAGCGCGAATTGCGCGAGGCAGCGAATAAATTACCCATCATTTTCATATCCGGGCATGGCGACATCGCGATGTCTGTTAAAGCAATGAAGGCCGGCGCCCTGGACTTCCTGGTCAAACCTTTCCGCGACCAAGACCTCCTGGACGCGGTATCGGCCGCACTCAGGACAGATGAAAAGCGCCGTGAACTGGCCAAGGGGGATGCCGGATTGCATGCTTGTTATCAGTCCCTGACTGCTCGGGAACGCGAAGTCATGGCCTATGCCGTGAAGGGCCTGATGAACAAACAGATCGCCAGCGAGATCTCTATCAGTGAAGTCACTGTCAAAATTCACCGTGGTAACGCGATGAAGAAAATGCAGGCAAAAACGTTTGCTGATCTGGTCCGAATGGCTGAATCGTTAGGGATAGGAGGGAAGCACTGA
- a CDS encoding DUF2790 domain-containing protein — translation MKKFLFFVLSVTAALSTYTQEANAASTVDIYKYGMPLDVAHVIEISPAADVCGPTPVRMTYNDSRGEVHILEFRVIGTGCTN, via the coding sequence ATGAAAAAATTCCTGTTCTTTGTCTTGTCCGTTACTGCCGCTTTATCTACATACACGCAGGAAGCTAACGCCGCTTCTACAGTCGACATTTATAAATATGGAATGCCGTTAGACGTTGCTCACGTAATCGAAATATCACCGGCAGCAGATGTCTGCGGGCCCACACCCGTTCGAATGACATACAACGACTCCCGCGGCGAAGTACACATTTTGGAATTCCGTGTCATCGGCACCGGCTGCACTAATTAA